The following are encoded together in the Adhaeribacter arboris genome:
- a CDS encoding S41 family peptidase, producing the protein MVKKITAGLLVCAAVGFLASFKSNDDNGRYFEIAKNLDIFATLFKEVNTYYVDEVTPTKMVKTGIDAMLKSLDPYTNYIPEDDIEDFRTMTTGQYGGIGANVGKRDGKTIVQLPYEGYPAQKAGLLAGDEIIKIDGVNIEKKNSSDVNKLLKGQANSVVELEVKRFGSDKPLTLKITRAKIQIDNVPYFGMVSNDIGYLQLSGFTMEASREVRNAVVKLKEQGAKKLIIDLRDNPGGLLNEAINISNLFVERGRDIVSTKGKVVEFNKMYKALDEPLDTQIPLAVITNSRSASASEIVSGVLQDYDRAVLVGERTFGKGLVQSTRPLTYNSQLKVTTAKYYIPSGRCIQAIDYSHRNDDGSLGKIPDSLRVAFKTTSGRVVYDGGGVSPDVEVTEKEYSQIAKTLANKGYFFDFATKYRVEHPTLANAKDFHLTDADYQKFVSFLGNKDISYSTSVERAMEDLIKKSKDDKHFDDIKAEIEVIKKKISTNKANDLTRFKPEISELLEQEIASRYYFQRGMIESTFDDDQDIIAAINLLSDTPKYNAYLRPSAGSNTTVRKGK; encoded by the coding sequence ATGGTTAAAAAAATTACCGCCGGCCTGCTGGTATGTGCAGCAGTTGGTTTCCTGGCTTCTTTTAAATCTAATGATGATAATGGGCGATACTTCGAAATCGCCAAAAACTTAGATATTTTTGCTACTCTCTTTAAAGAGGTAAATACGTATTACGTAGACGAGGTAACGCCGACCAAAATGGTTAAGACGGGCATCGACGCCATGCTAAAATCGCTGGACCCTTATACGAATTACATTCCCGAAGATGACATTGAAGATTTTCGCACCATGACTACGGGCCAGTACGGTGGTATTGGCGCGAACGTAGGCAAACGCGATGGTAAAACAATTGTGCAACTGCCGTACGAAGGATATCCGGCTCAAAAAGCTGGTTTATTAGCGGGCGACGAGATTATAAAAATAGACGGCGTTAATATTGAAAAGAAAAACTCCTCGGACGTCAACAAGCTTTTAAAAGGGCAGGCTAATTCGGTAGTAGAACTGGAAGTAAAGCGTTTCGGAAGCGATAAACCTCTTACCCTAAAAATTACCCGCGCTAAAATCCAGATTGATAACGTGCCTTACTTTGGGATGGTAAGTAACGATATTGGTTATTTACAGTTATCGGGATTTACTATGGAGGCCAGCCGCGAAGTGCGGAATGCGGTAGTTAAATTAAAAGAACAAGGAGCGAAAAAACTTATTATCGACTTGCGCGATAATCCGGGGGGTTTATTAAACGAGGCGATTAATATTTCTAACTTATTTGTCGAACGTGGCCGCGATATTGTAAGTACCAAGGGCAAAGTAGTAGAATTTAACAAAATGTATAAGGCTTTAGATGAGCCTTTAGATACCCAAATTCCATTAGCGGTTATAACTAATTCGCGGAGCGCTTCGGCTTCGGAAATTGTTTCCGGCGTTTTGCAAGATTACGATCGGGCGGTATTGGTAGGAGAGCGTACCTTCGGCAAAGGCTTGGTTCAATCTACCCGGCCGTTAACGTACAATTCGCAGTTAAAAGTAACTACCGCCAAGTATTACATCCCGAGTGGCCGTTGCATTCAGGCCATTGATTATTCGCACCGCAATGACGATGGTAGTTTAGGAAAAATTCCGGATTCGTTGCGCGTGGCTTTTAAAACTACCAGTGGCCGGGTAGTATACGATGGGGGAGGTGTAAGCCCCGACGTTGAAGTAACCGAAAAAGAATATTCTCAGATTGCTAAAACTTTGGCAAACAAAGGTTACTTTTTCGATTTTGCTACTAAATACCGGGTGGAACATCCCACCCTGGCGAACGCAAAAGATTTTCATTTGACCGATGCTGATTATCAAAAATTCGTTTCTTTCCTGGGTAATAAAGATATTTCGTATTCTACTAGTGTGGAGAGAGCCATGGAGGACTTGATAAAGAAATCAAAAGACGATAAACATTTCGACGATATTAAAGCGGAAATTGAGGTAATTAAAAAGAAGATTTCCACGAACAAAGCCAATGACCTAACCCGTTTTAAACCGGAAATTAGTGAATTGCTGGAGCAGGAAATTGCTTCGCGGTATTATTTTCAGAGAGGTATGATTGAATCAACCTTCGATGATGATCAGGATATTATAGCCGCTATTAACTTGTTGAGCGATACACCCAAATACAACGCTTATTTGCGTCCTTCAGCCGGTAGCAATACCACTGTCCGGAAAGGTAAGTAA
- a CDS encoding BamA/TamA family outer membrane protein: MISIVSKLYLVILTTCLVFLLSLTGFAQSPGTVSGKEQDNPKVVHTIFLVGNTGAPADTGAGPKLRLLKTQLQTAGKASNLVFIGNTFYPRLLPLSNDPQRASVEQALKAQLNILKGYTGQVHIVPGDHELKKDKNNANRHARSQEQFIREYLQNEDIFMPASGCPGPESIEINDNILLVLLDTKWFLPRSPKIDEDLGCSVNSPAAALAEVDDILKSNPQKQVVIAAHIAQDIKPFIYRSFQKGYAEIFRQHAGLIYTEDSSPALEYSWQDSINYIRTGRGSLTRKIKQKVPPIFTQPGHGFAKILFYENGEAWLEFWTVNSATNVTGKMAYRRLLMKKATLAQLNAHIKPVPAHNYKDSVVTTNASNLYQVGKFKRWLLGENYRPEWATPVTLPVFDVSKEKGGLKVVQRGGGFQTRSLRLVDAKGKEYVVRSVEKYPIEAIPRALRRTMAADIVKDQISASHPYAPLVVPTLAQVAGVYHTNPSYVFIPDDPRLGNFRTGLANTIALFEERPDDDESESPQFGRSKKVYSTEKVLEKIQEDNDDQVDQKAVLRARLFDFFIGDWDRHEDQWRWASFENENGKGKYYQPIPRDRDMTFFVNQGIIPKIASRKWILPKIQGFDEAIRDITTFNFNARYFDRTFLTALSLGEWQTVAADLQQRLTDQTITAALKQLPAPIYNIRGETAINILKARRARLVKDATDYYKFLARTVDVVGSDKAELFEVTRQDDEHTLVKVFKVSKSRQKEQVIYERIFKTSETRELRLYGLGDNDQFILTGLVKRGILVRIIGGEGDDSLTDSSRVKRGPRKTIIYDTATGNHLPIAAETKNETSDRDEEINAYDRKSFKYNYLGPLASIEYNKDDGFYLGGGFSAMQQGFRKEPFAASHRFVANYALATHSFLFNYAGYFTKALGVFDVALNLDVKTRNFSDNFFGLSNESIYNREFDIDYYRYRSERYHFNVLLGRRWGKYQQFLFGPAYEFVQVQHKTGRRLEEFDPNILSPNDPFASKSYAGVLLSYVLDSRDNKTLPNRGAYLQTDMVNYLGTNSTSVNYSRINAQAAFFQAVYLPFKVILAGRVGGGTTLGDFEFFQANTLDGLYNVRGFRRSRYSGRTSFYNNLEARIRLFSFQTYLFPGEAGMMAFHDSGRVWNSHEKSNKWHRGYGGGFWFAPVNLIVITAGYMISDENRLPLIGAGFLF; this comes from the coding sequence ATGATCTCCATTGTTTCTAAGTTGTATTTAGTAATACTTACCACTTGTCTGGTTTTTTTGCTGTCATTAACCGGGTTCGCCCAAAGTCCGGGAACTGTGAGCGGCAAAGAGCAAGATAACCCGAAGGTGGTGCATACTATTTTTTTGGTAGGGAATACAGGTGCTCCGGCAGATACGGGTGCGGGACCTAAACTCCGTTTGCTTAAAACCCAGCTGCAAACGGCGGGTAAAGCCAGTAACCTGGTATTTATCGGGAATACCTTTTATCCCCGGCTTTTACCACTAAGTAATGATCCGCAACGGGCTTCAGTGGAGCAAGCTTTAAAAGCGCAGCTTAACATTTTAAAAGGATATACCGGCCAGGTTCATATCGTTCCCGGCGATCACGAATTAAAAAAGGATAAAAATAATGCGAACCGGCACGCCCGTAGTCAGGAACAATTTATTCGGGAGTACCTGCAGAATGAAGATATTTTTATGCCGGCAAGCGGATGTCCCGGACCAGAATCAATTGAAATTAACGACAATATCTTACTGGTTTTGTTGGATACCAAGTGGTTTTTGCCCCGTAGTCCTAAAATTGACGAAGATTTAGGTTGTTCGGTAAACAGCCCGGCGGCGGCCTTGGCCGAAGTAGATGATATTCTAAAAAGTAATCCGCAAAAACAGGTAGTGATAGCGGCCCATATTGCCCAAGACATTAAGCCTTTTATCTATCGAAGCTTTCAGAAAGGTTACGCCGAAATTTTCCGGCAGCACGCTGGTTTAATTTACACCGAAGATAGCAGCCCTGCCTTAGAGTATTCCTGGCAAGATAGCATTAATTACATCCGGACGGGACGTGGTTCGCTTACCCGGAAAATAAAGCAAAAAGTACCGCCGATATTTACCCAGCCGGGACATGGTTTTGCCAAAATTCTCTTCTACGAAAATGGAGAGGCTTGGCTTGAGTTCTGGACTGTTAATTCTGCTACTAATGTGACCGGAAAAATGGCGTACCGGCGCTTACTCATGAAAAAAGCTACTCTGGCCCAGTTAAACGCCCATATTAAACCTGTTCCGGCGCATAATTATAAAGATAGTGTGGTAACCACTAATGCCAGTAACTTATACCAGGTTGGCAAATTTAAAAGATGGCTGCTCGGTGAGAATTACCGACCCGAATGGGCAACTCCCGTAACGCTCCCGGTTTTTGACGTAAGCAAAGAAAAAGGTGGTTTAAAAGTAGTACAACGCGGCGGCGGTTTCCAAACCCGTTCGCTGCGGCTGGTAGATGCCAAAGGTAAAGAATACGTAGTACGCTCCGTCGAAAAATACCCCATCGAAGCTATCCCACGCGCCTTGCGGCGAACTATGGCGGCGGATATTGTAAAAGACCAGATTTCGGCCTCGCACCCCTACGCACCTTTGGTAGTTCCTACCTTGGCTCAGGTAGCTGGTGTTTACCACACTAATCCTAGCTATGTATTTATTCCGGATGATCCGCGATTGGGTAATTTTCGCACGGGCTTAGCCAATACCATTGCTTTGTTTGAAGAACGCCCGGACGATGACGAATCTGAGTCACCGCAATTTGGCCGCTCCAAAAAAGTGTACAGCACCGAAAAAGTGCTCGAAAAAATCCAGGAAGACAACGACGACCAGGTAGATCAGAAAGCCGTTTTACGGGCCCGTTTATTCGATTTTTTTATTGGCGACTGGGACCGGCACGAAGATCAGTGGCGCTGGGCCAGTTTTGAAAACGAAAACGGGAAAGGAAAGTATTACCAACCCATTCCCCGCGATCGCGACATGACCTTTTTCGTGAACCAAGGGATTATTCCGAAGATCGCCAGTCGCAAGTGGATTTTACCTAAAATTCAAGGTTTCGACGAAGCTATTCGTGATATAACTACCTTTAATTTTAACGCCCGTTATTTCGATCGTACTTTTTTAACTGCCCTTTCGCTGGGAGAATGGCAAACCGTAGCGGCCGATTTACAGCAGCGCCTCACCGACCAAACAATTACCGCCGCGCTTAAGCAATTACCCGCTCCTATTTATAACATCCGGGGGGAAACAGCCATAAATATCCTGAAAGCCCGGCGGGCGAGATTGGTGAAAGATGCCACGGATTATTATAAATTTTTAGCCCGGACGGTAGACGTAGTTGGGTCAGATAAAGCCGAACTTTTTGAAGTTACCCGCCAGGACGATGAACATACTTTGGTAAAAGTATTTAAAGTAAGCAAGAGCCGGCAAAAAGAGCAGGTAATTTACGAACGAATTTTTAAAACCTCGGAAACGCGCGAATTACGTTTGTACGGGCTCGGTGATAACGACCAGTTTATTTTAACGGGTTTGGTAAAAAGAGGAATTCTGGTGCGGATAATTGGTGGTGAAGGTGATGACAGCCTAACCGACAGTTCCCGCGTAAAAAGAGGGCCGAGAAAAACTATTATTTATGATACTGCCACCGGCAACCATTTGCCAATAGCCGCCGAAACTAAAAACGAAACTTCTGACCGCGACGAAGAAATCAATGCGTACGACCGCAAATCTTTTAAATATAATTACCTCGGCCCGCTAGCTTCTATTGAATATAATAAAGATGATGGTTTTTACCTGGGCGGCGGTTTTTCAGCCATGCAGCAAGGTTTTAGAAAAGAGCCCTTTGCCGCTTCGCACCGTTTTGTGGCAAACTACGCTTTGGCTACCCATTCGTTCTTGTTTAATTATGCCGGTTATTTTACCAAAGCTTTAGGCGTTTTTGATGTAGCATTAAACCTGGATGTGAAAACCCGGAACTTTAGCGATAACTTCTTCGGATTGTCGAACGAATCCATTTACAACCGGGAATTTGATATTGATTATTACCGTTACCGGTCGGAGCGTTACCATTTCAATGTTTTATTAGGTCGCCGATGGGGCAAATACCAGCAATTTTTATTTGGACCAGCTTACGAGTTTGTGCAAGTACAACATAAGACCGGCCGCCGACTGGAAGAATTTGATCCCAATATTTTAAGTCCCAATGATCCGTTTGCGAGCAAAAGTTACGCGGGTGTGTTGCTTTCGTACGTGTTGGATAGCCGTGATAATAAAACTTTGCCTAACCGGGGAGCTTATTTGCAGACGGATATGGTAAATTATTTAGGCACGAATAGCACTTCGGTTAATTATTCGCGTATTAATGCTCAAGCTGCTTTTTTTCAGGCGGTTTATTTACCGTTTAAAGTTATTCTGGCGGGTCGCGTGGGGGGTGGCACTACGCTCGGCGATTTTGAATTCTTTCAGGCCAATACCTTAGATGGATTGTACAATGTGCGGGGCTTCCGGCGGTCGCGTTATTCCGGCCGTACTAGTTTTTACAATAACCTGGAAGCTCGTATCCGGTTGTTTAGCTTTCAGACCTACTTATTCCCGGGCGAGGCAGGCATGATGGCTTTCCACGATAGCGGCCGGGTTTGGAACAGTCACGAAAAATCAAATAAATGGCACCGGGGTTACGGCGGTGGCTTTTGGTTTGCCCCGGTAAACTTAATTGTCATTACGGCGGGGTACATGATTTCGGACGAAAATCGACTTCCTTTAATCGGTGCCGGATTTTTATTTTAG